The sequence below is a genomic window from Bacteroidales bacterium.
GAATTTCACCCATTTCCTTATTGGTCAAAAAGACTGTGTACAATTTGTTCAGGCCGGGATCATCTTCCACAATGAATATGACAGGTTTCTTTTTCATTTTTTCTATGATTTTGAACATTGTTGTTCCAGATTCCGCGCAATATTGATTATTTCATCGTATCGTACCGGTTTGTAAAGAATCTTATCAATCCCCAGTTCAAATAATTTCTGTCTTGTGTGCAGTGAACTATCGGCTGTTACCACAATTACGGGGATCGCCTTTCCCCGTTTTCTCATCTCCTCAATGAATTGCATGCCATCCATTACCGGCATCATAATATCAAGAAAAATAACTGACGGATTCTCGGTTTCCAGTATTTCAAGAGCTTCTATTCCGCTACCGGCCTCCAGTACATCGATGTCTTCAAATGAAAGAGCGTCCGATATGAATTTCCGGTTGAGAAACGAATCGTCAACTACAAGTACCAGTGGTTTTTTCATGATAAAGATACTAATCTTTCATTTTTCAATCATTGGTTTAATCGCCAAGTTATAAAATCTTTTAATTCCAAAATCCGGAACAATGATGATTTAGATCACCTTATGACGGAAATATTGATTCATTGAATATTTTATTATTTTGCACCTTTGCTCGTTCCAATGCCTGTATACCTGTTCAGACGGATTCTTTTTACCGTGGCATGCGCTTTTATTCATTGTGCAGTTTGTTTATGTATGTCATCAGATTCCTTAACCTATTCGCACATGAAGAAGAAGCATGAACTTAGGACTTATGCGGCACCGGTGGCATTGTTTACGGCTTCTCTTTTCACCATTCCTGATAATTCTCCGCTGAACAGAATCAAGGTTCGTGATGCAGTTCAATCCGGTTTCCCCGGATTCAGAACGCATATGGATGATGGTTTGTGGGCTGTTCCGGCGGCCGGTGCTTATGCTCTTCATCTGGCCGGGGTGAAAGGCAGAAATGACCTTCTGAATACGACTCTTCTGTTTCTGAAGTCCCAGCTGTTTACAGAAATTCTTGTAGAACCGCTCAAGTACACCACACGGGTACTCCGGCCCGACAGCAGCACGCGCAATTCCTTTCCTTCGGGCCATACAGCCAGGGCTTTTGCTGTTGCTACCTGCTTTCACAGGGAGTTTGGCGACAAAAGCATCTGGTACAGTATCGGAGGATATACCATAGCATCCGCTACGGGATTATTACGAATCATGAATAACCGGCACTGGATTACTGATGTACTTGGAGGTGCTGCAATCGGTATAGTTTCAGCTCAGCTTGCCTATGGCACCCACAGGTACCGGTGGGGAAAGCGTCCTGTGCAACTTTCCTGCATGCCGGTATGGTTTGCCGATTCCGGAAAACAACTTATGTTTGTGATCAATTGGTAAATGCATATAGTATGAATAAAACCACCTTTCTTTTTGCCGTTCTGTTGATATTGGCCGGGTCTTTTGCCTGCCACCATCGTGCTGTAACTTCCGATCCCCTTATCCGGGCTATTGACTCCCTCCGGCAGGCTGGTTTTGAAGTAACTGACCTTCATGCACATCTTAAAGGAGGCCTGACAATGGAACAACTGCTTGAACACAGCAGGAAAACGGGTATCCGGTATGGAGTTGCAATAAACTGCGGCCCTGGTTTTCCGGTACATAATGATTCTTCGCTCAGGGCTTATTACAATCAGGTAAAAGACTACCCTGTGTATCACGCTGTTCAGGGCGAAGGAAGAGAATGGACTTCGCTGGTTTCAAAAGAGACCCTCAGTCTGTTCGATTACGCCTTTACTGATGCCATGACCTACACCGATGCCGGAGGACGCCGGATGCGGTTGTGGATGCCCGGTGAAGTGTTTGTGGATGACCCGCAGGAATTTATGGATTATCTTGTGGGGAAAATAGAAGAAATTCTCTCTTCCGAGCCTATCCGTATTTATGTTAATCCAACCTACCTTCCGGAGGTAATCCGCGACCGGTATGACGAACTCTGGACCCCGGAGCGGATGGACCGTGTCATCAATGCTCTGGTAAAAAACCGCATTGCACTGGAAATTAACTGTGCCAACAACATCCCTTCAGCAACGTTCATTAAACGGGCCAGGGCTGCAGGCGTTAAGTTTACTCTTGGTACGAACAACAGCGGGGCTGAACTGGGTTATCTGGAATACGGAGTAAAAATGATCCGTGAATGTGGCCTTACGCCTTCTGATTTCTGGGTGCCTGAGCGAACCGTCCGCTGAAGATGCCGTTTCTAAGTGTGCCTTTCATCTGAAGGGCAATCCGGAAAACCAGTTCATCTCTTCCGACAGGCTTGGCAAGATAGTCATCGCAGCCTGCCCCAAAACATTTGGTCCGGTCTTCTTCCGAAGCATATGCCGTTTGGGCTATGATGCGCAGATCCTTTTTTCTTTCCCTGATCCTGATGGCCAGATCAAGCCCGTTTCCGTCGGGCAGGAATATGTCCAGCAAAACAATCCTTATCGCAGGTTCTGAAAGCAAAATTTCCCATGCTTCCTTCATTGAAGCTGCCTCATATATGATCATGCCCCTGGATTCCAGAACTTCCCTGTAATAAAGGCGGCTTTCCTCATTATCATCGACAATCAGTAAAGGAATACCCTGCAAATCAAAATCAAGCATCAGGGTGCGATGACGTTTAACTTCTTTATTATGCTGCAATCCACCTCTTGGTATAGTAAACCAGAATGTTGTCCCTTTCCCTTGTTGCGAAGAAAACCAGATTCTCCCTCCGGTAAGGGAAATCAGTTTACTGCATATGGCCAGACCAAGGCCAGGACCACTGCTCTCTTCGGCCCCTGTTTCTGCCGCGTGAAACGGTTCAAATACGGCAGTTTGCTTTTCCGGAGGAATCCCGGAACCTGTATCCGATACAAAAAAAGTGAACCATTGTTCGCTGGCAGAATGATATCCGTATGATATTTCCCCTTCGTCGCTATGGCGAACGGCATTGTTGAGCAAAATACCAAATATTTGTTGCAG
It includes:
- a CDS encoding response regulator: MKKPLVLVVDDSFLNRKFISDALSFEDIDVLEAGSGIEALEILETENPSVIFLDIMMPVMDGMQFIEEMRKRGKAIPVIVVTADSSLHTRQKLFELGIDKILYKPVRYDEIINIARNLEQQCSKS
- a CDS encoding phosphatase PAP2 family protein: MKKKHELRTYAAPVALFTASLFTIPDNSPLNRIKVRDAVQSGFPGFRTHMDDGLWAVPAAGAYALHLAGVKGRNDLLNTTLLFLKSQLFTEILVEPLKYTTRVLRPDSSTRNSFPSGHTARAFAVATCFHREFGDKSIWYSIGGYTIASATGLLRIMNNRHWITDVLGGAAIGIVSAQLAYGTHRYRWGKRPVQLSCMPVWFADSGKQLMFVINW